A stretch of Candidatus Zixiibacteriota bacterium DNA encodes these proteins:
- a CDS encoding sigma-54-dependent Fis family transcriptional regulator, whose product MAKILVVDDEPKMALLAASALEDAGHSLTVCHDGQAAIKALEIDSFDVVVTDLKMPPPDGLEVLREVRHRSPETGVILMTAYATAESAVTAMKSGAYDYLIKPFSLDELTLLVSRFLEASRARRLNEQLTADYEAIAVGEFIGNAPSVQQLFGLIDKVAKRDSIVLLLGESGTGKELVANMIHKRSPRSGGPFIALNCAALSETLLESELFGHEKGAFTGAIRRKPGRFELADGGTLFLDEIGEISPAMQAKLLRVLELGQFVRVGGTETLHSNARIVAATNRNLKAAIEQGTFREDLYFRLSVFPIAIPPLRERSEDVPHLAEYFLRRHGYRYGALDSACHDLLRSYPFPGNVRELKNIIERAFILADGEPISPDLLGIEPEETTIGIGAGGLGEAERRIIVEALNQAGGNKTKAAQILRITRRRLYSRMKIFMIEAEPDGTFK is encoded by the coding sequence ATGGCGAAGATTCTGGTCGTTGATGACGAGCCCAAGATGGCGCTGCTGGCGGCATCGGCGCTGGAAGATGCGGGTCATTCCCTTACGGTTTGCCATGACGGCCAAGCCGCAATCAAGGCGCTCGAAATTGATTCGTTCGACGTGGTCGTCACCGATCTGAAGATGCCGCCGCCGGACGGTCTCGAGGTCCTGCGCGAAGTCCGTCATCGATCGCCGGAAACCGGCGTGATTCTGATGACCGCTTATGCCACTGCCGAATCGGCGGTGACGGCCATGAAATCCGGCGCCTACGACTACTTGATCAAACCATTCTCGCTGGATGAACTGACCCTGTTGGTCAGCCGATTCCTGGAGGCCAGTCGGGCACGCAGGCTGAACGAGCAACTGACCGCCGACTATGAAGCCATTGCTGTCGGCGAGTTCATTGGCAATGCGCCCAGTGTCCAGCAGTTGTTCGGACTGATCGACAAGGTCGCCAAACGCGACTCGATCGTACTGCTGTTGGGCGAGTCGGGGACCGGCAAGGAACTCGTAGCCAACATGATTCACAAACGGTCGCCGCGTTCCGGCGGGCCGTTCATCGCCCTGAATTGCGCGGCGTTGAGCGAAACCCTGCTCGAATCGGAACTCTTCGGCCATGAAAAGGGCGCCTTTACCGGTGCGATCAGGCGCAAGCCGGGAAGGTTTGAATTGGCCGATGGCGGCACATTGTTTCTGGATGAGATTGGCGAGATTTCCCCGGCGATGCAAGCCAAGCTGCTGCGGGTGCTGGAGTTGGGGCAGTTCGTCCGCGTGGGCGGCACCGAAACCCTGCATTCCAACGCCCGTATTGTCGCCGCCACCAACCGCAACTTGAAGGCGGCGATTGAGCAGGGAACGTTTCGCGAGGATCTCTATTTCCGCCTGAGCGTATTTCCGATTGCGATTCCGCCGCTGCGCGAGCGGAGTGAGGATGTGCCGCATCTGGCCGAGTACTTCCTGCGCCGCCATGGATACCGCTACGGCGCCCTCGATTCGGCCTGCCACGATCTCCTGCGCAGTTATCCGTTTCCCGGTAATGTGCGCGAATTGAAAAACATCATCGAGCGCGCTTTCATCCTGGCTGACGGCGAACCGATATCACCCGATTTGCTCGGCATCGAGCCGGAGGAAACGACTATCGGGATTGGGGCCGGCGGCCTCGGCGAAGCGGAGCGGCGAATCATCGTCGAAGCCTTGAACCAGGCCGGCGGCAACAAGACCAAAGCTGCGCAAATCCTCAGAATCACCCGGCGGCGGCTTTATTCGCGGATGAAGATCTTTATGATCGAAGCTGAACCTGACGGGACATTCAAATGA
- a CDS encoding HlyC/CorC family transporter yields the protein MLPVLAMLAGIIVLYYISYSVSVAASGLYLTDSNERKLLEGLSDSRRASVEAILDNPKRLSVTATLVQSGALIVSTVLWFLIGSRLELPMLQKYALEVILIAGGWFIHTSLVAVIAPNLRREQVLDVIQSKTWLLRLLMAISAPAVTSIIRFKSNLLEKQDLEEKKEEIVERAIEELADSAGIDEPLMGPDLRDMIGNVFDLADSEVREIMIPRIEMLTIDRGTTFAEVKKIVAENGYSRYPVIDGGIDNIAGVLHVKDILKRYPLPADTEDVTAIARPAFFVPESKSLRSLLEEFKHQKVHMAIAVDEYGGTAGLVTMEDILELIVGDIQDEHDTDEESDVVKLNDSEYIVSANLSMTDLSDRLELRLEEKEFETVGGYIYDLVGSLPDVGQRIATDGLDFVVEQVNGQRIEKVRIIVKSPREQQA from the coding sequence ATGCTGCCGGTACTTGCCATGCTGGCGGGCATCATTGTGCTCTATTACATCTCTTACAGCGTCAGCGTCGCCGCCAGCGGTCTCTATCTAACCGACTCGAATGAACGCAAGCTGTTGGAAGGTCTGAGCGACTCGCGGCGCGCATCGGTGGAAGCCATCCTGGACAATCCTAAGCGGCTGTCGGTGACCGCGACATTGGTGCAATCAGGCGCGTTGATCGTATCGACCGTGCTCTGGTTCTTAATCGGCTCCCGCCTGGAACTGCCGATGCTGCAGAAATATGCGCTGGAGGTCATTCTAATTGCCGGAGGCTGGTTCATTCATACTTCGCTGGTGGCGGTAATCGCACCGAATCTGCGCCGCGAGCAGGTGCTGGACGTGATCCAGTCGAAGACCTGGCTGTTGCGCCTACTGATGGCCATCAGCGCGCCGGCGGTGACCTCGATCATCCGGTTCAAGAGCAATCTGCTGGAGAAGCAGGATCTGGAAGAGAAGAAGGAAGAAATCGTTGAGCGCGCCATTGAAGAGCTGGCCGATTCCGCCGGGATCGACGAGCCATTGATGGGGCCGGATCTGCGCGACATGATCGGCAACGTGTTCGATCTCGCCGATTCCGAGGTACGCGAGATCATGATCCCGCGGATCGAGATGTTGACGATCGACCGCGGCACGACCTTCGCCGAGGTCAAGAAGATCGTCGCGGAGAACGGCTATTCGCGCTATCCGGTGATAGACGGCGGTATCGACAATATTGCGGGCGTGCTCCACGTGAAAGATATTCTCAAACGTTATCCGCTGCCGGCGGATACGGAAGATGTCACGGCCATCGCCCGGCCGGCATTTTTTGTGCCGGAATCCAAGAGCCTTCGCAGTCTGCTCGAGGAATTCAAGCACCAGAAGGTGCACATGGCGATCGCCGTCGACGAGTACGGCGGCACGGCCGGCCTGGTGACGATGGAGGATATTCTGGAACTCATCGTTGGTGATATCCAGGATGAGCACGATACTGACGAGGAAAGCGATGTCGTCAAGCTGAACGACTCGGAGTACATCGTGTCGGCCAATCTCTCGATGACCGATCTCTCGGATCGATTGGAGCTGCGTCTGGAAGAAAAGGAATTTGAGACTGTGGGCGGCTACATCTACGATCTGGTTGGTTCGCTTCCCGATGTCGGCCAGCGCATCGCCACCGACGGCCTCGACTTCGTCGTCGAGCAGGTTAACGGCCAGCGCATCGAAAAGGTTCGCATCATTGTCAAGTCTCCGCGCGAGCAGCAGGCGTAG
- a CDS encoding heme-binding domain-containing protein → MPNLRASARSILLVSIAIAFVILVALAVADEQPESTAVNAPAVDSVYAGIRSGFATLEPIWIKACYDCHSDRTRYPWYYKLPLVRGLIDSDIRQAREELDMSGGFPFKSTRRPVDDLRKLRDEIAEGGMPPWNYKLMHWSAGLSDAEKQSVYAWVDGSLQALAAHGIEPARRNGGGESKPH, encoded by the coding sequence ATGCCCAACCTGAGAGCCTCAGCGCGCAGCATCCTGCTCGTGTCCATTGCCATCGCCTTTGTCATTCTGGTTGCACTCGCCGTCGCCGACGAACAGCCGGAGTCCACTGCCGTCAATGCACCCGCCGTTGACTCGGTTTACGCTGGGATTCGCAGCGGCTTTGCGACGTTGGAGCCGATCTGGATCAAAGCCTGCTACGACTGTCACTCCGACCGGACGCGCTATCCCTGGTACTACAAGCTGCCGCTGGTCCGCGGCCTGATCGACAGCGACATCCGGCAGGCACGCGAAGAGCTCGACATGTCGGGCGGATTCCCCTTCAAGAGCACGCGCCGACCGGTCGACGACCTGCGCAAGCTGCGGGACGAAATCGCTGAAGGCGGGATGCCGCCGTGGAACTACAAGTTGATGCACTGGAGCGCCGGCCTGTCCGATGCAGAAAAACAATCGGTCTACGCCTGGGTCGACGGTTCCCTGCAAGCGTTGGCGGCGCACGGCATTGAACCGGCCCGCCGCAATGGCGGCGGCGAATCCAAGCCGCATTGA
- a CDS encoding HDIG domain-containing protein: MFTLVRRGLRTVRRRIRKESSGEGPSALARVWIVLLVAFAVIFTSFLFPMAHVFAPPSAPMVGDIASEDIIAPFDFPVYKSDEELEFETRQVLTSLPAVVVYDEQRVDSTIRGLDRFIQVADSIKHRIKNVARAADRLRVFYPQFKEAALQRLMAADSIGVVHRVIRESLLDRYLVGVAEADTIVPQGYPTVQIKRSDRAATYAADQIIGLARARLELKEDLAAHGEPHRIGGQWLSDIAQPFLAANLQFSPEETTKRRESALNSISTVRTWFRAGQRIVAKNEPVTRTHIEWLNALAQHRSESGTKAGLFQYLLPIFARLLFVSFVYLTFLWAVYLLRGKNEFRLDRILPLLIIVVGSVATAYLITEQAGLSLYLVPIAAGVILAAILFDLETAVLVTLTEAVLFGIIYEFNFEFSFIVTVSGLVAAFTMRAVKKRSDFYRGALYLAVAITATAFLLEALRFSSSEVILQQCGYALINAAASSFLAMATLPLFESLFNFTTNITLLELSDMNHPLLKRLALESPGTYHHSLVIGSLCEAAAETIGANALLARIGAYYHDIGKMEIPDYFVENQVGVRSRHEELSPSMSAIVIKSHIARGRELAEENDLPDKIIAFIEEHHGTSLMSFFYSKAKELHPDEEISEAEFRYPGPRPQSKETAILMLADSVEAASRTLEDPKPARIRNLIRKLINDKFQQGQLAESNLTLADLQGIEDAFAKVLMGAFHSRVDYPKREEEKTL, from the coding sequence ATGTTCACATTAGTACGCAGAGGTTTGCGGACGGTGCGACGCCGTATCCGCAAAGAGAGTTCGGGGGAAGGTCCGAGCGCGCTGGCGCGGGTCTGGATTGTCCTGCTGGTCGCCTTTGCGGTGATTTTCACTTCGTTCCTGTTTCCGATGGCGCATGTCTTTGCGCCGCCCTCGGCGCCGATGGTGGGTGATATCGCGAGCGAGGATATCATCGCGCCGTTCGACTTCCCGGTTTACAAGAGCGATGAGGAGCTCGAGTTCGAGACCCGCCAGGTGCTGACCTCGTTGCCGGCGGTCGTCGTCTATGACGAGCAGCGGGTGGATTCGACGATTCGTGGGCTCGATCGTTTCATCCAGGTCGCCGACAGCATCAAGCACCGGATCAAGAACGTGGCGCGGGCAGCCGACCGACTGCGGGTATTTTATCCGCAGTTCAAGGAGGCGGCGCTGCAGCGCCTGATGGCTGCCGACAGCATCGGTGTCGTCCATCGCGTTATCCGTGAATCGCTCCTGGACCGCTATTTGGTCGGTGTGGCCGAGGCGGACACGATCGTGCCGCAGGGCTACCCGACGGTGCAGATCAAGCGCAGCGATCGCGCCGCGACTTATGCCGCCGACCAGATCATCGGGCTGGCGCGCGCCAGGCTGGAACTCAAGGAAGATCTGGCGGCCCACGGTGAGCCGCACAGGATCGGCGGCCAATGGCTGTCGGATATTGCGCAGCCGTTCCTCGCGGCCAACCTGCAATTCTCGCCGGAAGAGACAACGAAGCGCCGCGAGAGCGCGCTCAATTCGATCTCGACGGTGCGCACGTGGTTCCGCGCCGGGCAGCGGATCGTCGCCAAGAACGAGCCGGTCACGCGCACACATATCGAGTGGCTGAATGCCCTGGCTCAGCATCGTTCCGAATCGGGCACCAAGGCGGGGCTGTTCCAGTATCTGCTGCCGATCTTCGCGCGGCTGCTGTTTGTCAGCTTCGTCTATCTGACCTTTCTCTGGGCGGTGTATCTCCTGCGCGGCAAGAACGAATTTCGTCTCGACCGTATCCTGCCGCTGTTGATCATCGTGGTCGGTAGTGTGGCGACCGCCTATCTGATTACCGAACAGGCCGGGCTGTCGCTCTACCTCGTGCCGATCGCGGCCGGAGTGATTCTGGCGGCGATTCTCTTCGACCTGGAAACGGCGGTGCTGGTGACGCTCACCGAAGCGGTGCTGTTCGGCATCATTTACGAATTCAATTTTGAGTTCAGTTTCATCGTGACGGTTTCCGGCCTGGTAGCGGCGTTCACGATGCGCGCGGTGAAGAAGCGCTCCGATTTCTACCGCGGCGCACTGTACCTGGCGGTGGCCATCACGGCGACGGCGTTCTTGCTGGAGGCGTTGCGGTTTTCCTCCAGCGAGGTCATCCTTCAGCAATGCGGTTATGCCCTCATCAACGCCGCGGCGTCATCATTTCTCGCGATGGCGACGCTGCCGCTGTTCGAATCCCTTTTCAATTTCACGACCAATATCACGTTGCTGGAACTATCGGACATGAATCATCCGCTGCTAAAGCGGTTGGCACTGGAGTCGCCGGGAACGTATCACCATTCGCTCGTGATCGGCAGTCTGTGCGAAGCAGCCGCGGAAACGATCGGCGCCAACGCCCTGCTGGCGCGTATCGGGGCGTACTACCACGATATCGGGAAGATGGAAATTCCCGACTACTTCGTGGAGAACCAGGTCGGGGTGCGCAGCCGGCATGAAGAACTGTCACCGTCGATGTCGGCGATCGTGATCAAATCGCATATTGCACGCGGACGCGAGCTGGCAGAGGAGAACGATCTGCCGGACAAGATCATCGCCTTTATCGAAGAGCACCACGGCACATCGTTGATGTCTTTCTTCTACAGCAAGGCCAAGGAACTCCATCCGGACGAGGAGATTTCCGAGGCCGAATTTCGCTATCCCGGCCCGCGGCCGCAGTCGAAGGAGACGGCGATTCTGATGCTGGCGGATTCGGTGGAAGCGGCATCGCGTACGCTCGAGGATCCCAAGCCGGCGCGGATTCGCAACTTGATTCGCAAGCTGATCAATGATAAATTTCAGCAGGGGCAGCTGGCGGAATCGAACCTGACGCTGGCCGATCTCCAGGGCATCGAGGATGCGTTTGCCAAGGTGCTGATGGGTGCGTTTCACAGCCGGGTGGACTATCCGAAGCGCGAAGAAGAGAAGACGCTGTGA
- the secA gene encoding preprotein translocase subunit SecA, translating to MFSSLIAKIFGTKYDRDIKAIRPFVGRINEIYPTLRDWSDEKFVERTNEFKKELAELRAEIRAEAKERNWDKDEFKKNLRTEIDDYLNEILPEAFAMVKETCRRLCGTSWDVCGFETAWEMVPYDVQLIGGIALHQGKIAEMATGEGKTLVATMPLYLNALVGDGVHLVTVNDYLAKRDSEWMGQVFKFLGLTVGCIQRDMDFAERRAQYACDITYGTNSEFGFDYLRDNMAVAPEYRVQRGHYFAIVDEVDSVLIDEARTPLIISGPVESSSLTQRFQEMQPLVERLVKRQTEYVNKIAADAERLFGEDKLDEAGIAMLSVQRGAPKNKRLLKLYKEQGAQKLAQKAELDLLREKRMHTLDEELFFVIDEKEHTINLTDKGRELLSPEDKQLFVLPDITEGLHEIDSNEALTPEQKLAEKERLYKLHAERADKNHAINQLLKAYTLYEKDVEYVVQEEKVLIVDEFTGRLMPGRRYSDGLHQAIEAKERVRVEGETQTVATITLQNYFRLYIKLAGMTGTAETEAGEFWEIYKLDVMVIPTNQPVRRIDFEDKIYRTKREKYAAIIEAIRKLHEKGMPVLVGTVSVEVSEQLSRMLKREKVPHNVLNAKFHQQEAEIVRDAGRAGTVTIATNMAGRGTDIKLEKRVVKREVITDEVRDLIEQIPDADGLKLADDEEPYGLHIIGTERHESRRIDRQLRGRAGRQGDFGLSEFYLSLEDDLMRLFGSDRIASVMDRLGIKEGEVIAHRMVTKAIERAQRRVETQNFSIRKHTLQYDDVMNNQRTAIYDRRNSIIDSLDHKAEIEEMIVAVAESIVAESSTTIDGEESVDLNKVAVAAQGAFLLSIDPRSKEWSDLTKTGLAEQLGEFALAHYHNKEAFLGAEIMRHLERYALLSTIDTEWKEHLYEMDQLKEGIGLRAYGQRDPLLEYKKEAFTMFEALLERIDRTAVSLVFKLQPVDRSAEQRRQQQQSRLRSVHESISGMRATAPQPEQPEETMPSKGHTIVREMPKVGRNDPCPCGSGKKYKKCHGAE from the coding sequence GTGTTTAGTTCACTCATCGCCAAGATTTTCGGTACCAAGTACGATCGCGACATCAAGGCGATCCGGCCTTTCGTCGGCCGCATCAACGAGATCTATCCCACTCTGCGCGATTGGTCCGATGAAAAATTCGTCGAGCGCACGAATGAGTTCAAAAAGGAGCTGGCTGAACTCCGGGCGGAAATCCGTGCCGAAGCGAAAGAACGCAATTGGGACAAGGACGAGTTCAAGAAGAATCTCCGCACCGAAATCGACGACTACCTGAACGAAATTCTGCCGGAAGCTTTCGCGATGGTCAAGGAGACCTGCCGGCGACTTTGCGGCACTTCGTGGGATGTCTGCGGTTTCGAGACGGCCTGGGAGATGGTTCCGTACGACGTGCAGTTGATCGGCGGCATTGCTCTACATCAGGGCAAGATCGCCGAGATGGCGACGGGCGAAGGCAAGACGCTGGTGGCAACGATGCCGCTGTACCTGAATGCGCTGGTCGGTGACGGCGTCCATCTGGTTACGGTCAACGACTACCTGGCCAAGCGCGACTCGGAGTGGATGGGGCAGGTGTTCAAGTTCCTCGGCCTGACGGTCGGTTGTATCCAGCGCGACATGGACTTTGCCGAGCGCCGGGCGCAGTACGCCTGTGACATCACCTACGGCACCAACAGCGAATTTGGCTTCGACTACCTGCGTGACAACATGGCGGTGGCACCGGAATACCGGGTTCAGCGCGGGCACTACTTTGCGATCGTGGACGAGGTCGACAGCGTGTTGATCGACGAAGCGCGCACGCCGTTGATTATCTCCGGACCAGTCGAGAGCTCGAGCCTGACCCAGCGGTTCCAGGAAATGCAGCCGCTGGTCGAACGGCTGGTCAAGCGCCAGACGGAATATGTCAACAAGATCGCTGCTGATGCCGAGCGACTGTTCGGCGAGGACAAGTTGGACGAAGCCGGCATCGCGATGCTGTCCGTGCAACGAGGCGCGCCGAAAAACAAGCGACTGCTCAAACTCTACAAGGAGCAGGGTGCGCAGAAGCTGGCGCAGAAGGCCGAGCTGGATCTGCTGCGCGAGAAGCGCATGCACACGCTTGACGAAGAGCTCTTCTTCGTCATCGACGAAAAAGAACACACGATCAATCTGACCGACAAGGGCCGCGAGTTGCTGTCGCCGGAAGATAAGCAGCTGTTCGTTCTGCCCGATATCACCGAGGGACTGCACGAGATCGACTCGAACGAAGCGCTCACTCCCGAGCAAAAATTGGCGGAGAAGGAGCGGCTTTACAAGTTGCACGCCGAACGGGCCGACAAGAATCACGCGATCAACCAGTTGCTGAAGGCGTACACGCTGTACGAGAAAGACGTCGAGTACGTCGTGCAGGAAGAGAAAGTCCTGATCGTCGACGAGTTCACCGGCCGCCTGATGCCGGGGCGGCGCTATTCGGACGGGCTCCATCAGGCGATCGAAGCCAAGGAGCGCGTGCGCGTCGAGGGGGAAACGCAGACGGTGGCCACGATCACGCTGCAGAATTACTTCCGGCTCTATATCAAGCTCGCCGGCATGACCGGCACGGCCGAGACGGAGGCGGGCGAATTCTGGGAAATCTACAAGCTCGACGTGATGGTGATTCCGACCAATCAGCCGGTACGGCGCATCGACTTCGAAGACAAGATTTATCGGACCAAGCGTGAGAAGTACGCCGCGATTATCGAGGCCATTCGCAAACTGCACGAGAAGGGGATGCCGGTGCTGGTCGGCACGGTCTCGGTGGAAGTCTCGGAGCAGCTGTCGCGGATGCTGAAGCGCGAGAAGGTTCCGCATAATGTGCTCAACGCAAAATTTCACCAGCAGGAAGCGGAGATCGTGCGCGACGCCGGCCGCGCCGGCACGGTGACGATCGCGACCAACATGGCGGGCCGCGGTACCGACATCAAGCTGGAGAAGCGCGTTGTCAAGCGCGAAGTGATCACCGACGAAGTGCGCGATCTTATCGAGCAGATTCCCGATGCTGACGGCCTCAAGCTGGCCGACGACGAAGAGCCGTACGGCCTGCACATTATCGGCACCGAGCGCCACGAATCGCGGCGTATCGACCGGCAGTTGCGCGGCCGGGCCGGCCGTCAGGGCGATTTCGGACTCTCCGAATTCTACCTTTCGCTCGAAGACGACCTGATGCGCCTGTTCGGCAGCGACCGGATCGCCTCCGTGATGGACCGCCTCGGCATCAAGGAAGGTGAGGTCATCGCGCACCGGATGGTGACCAAGGCGATTGAGCGCGCCCAACGCCGCGTCGAAACGCAGAACTTTTCGATCCGCAAGCACACACTGCAATACGACGACGTCATGAACAACCAGCGCACGGCGATCTACGACCGACGCAATTCGATCATTGATTCGCTTGACCACAAGGCGGAAATCGAGGAAATGATCGTTGCGGTTGCGGAGTCGATCGTGGCAGAGAGTTCGACGACGATTGACGGGGAGGAATCGGTCGATCTGAACAAGGTGGCTGTGGCAGCGCAAGGTGCCTTCCTGCTGAGCATCGATCCGCGTTCCAAGGAGTGGTCGGATCTGACCAAAACCGGACTTGCCGAGCAGTTAGGCGAATTTGCACTGGCGCACTACCACAATAAGGAGGCGTTCCTCGGAGCCGAGATCATGCGCCACCTCGAGCGTTATGCGTTGTTGTCGACTATCGATACGGAGTGGAAGGAACATCTCTACGAGATGGACCAGCTCAAGGAAGGGATCGGGCTGCGCGCCTACGGCCAGCGCGACCCGCTCTTGGAGTACAAGAAAGAGGCGTTTACGATGTTTGAAGCGCTGCTGGAGCGAATCGACCGCACGGCCGTCAGTTTGGTCTTCAAACTACAGCCTGTTGATCGGTCCGCCGAACAGCGACGCCAGCAGCAACAGTCGCGACTGCGTTCGGTACATGAGAGCATCAGTGGCATGCGCGCCACCGCGCCGCAACCGGAGCAACCAGAAGAGACGATGCCGAGCAAGGGGCATACGATCGTCCGGGAGATGCCCAAGGTCGGCCGCAACGACCCCTGTCCCTGCGGCAGCGGCAAGAAATACAAGAAGTGCCACGGCGCAGAGTAG
- a CDS encoding NADP-dependent isocitrate dehydrogenase, whose translation MTTPYKTPDGKILVTLIPGDGIGPECVNAARKIIAATGAPLAWEEREAGESVFKKGIPSGVTPETIESVRKTHLVLKGPLGTPVGYGEKSANVTLRKLFETYGNIRPARELPGVKTPYSGRGVDLVVVRENVEDLYAGIEHMQTPGVAQCLKLISRKGCEKIVRLGFEVARAEGRKSVHCATKANIMKLTEGMLKRTFEEIAPEYPDIQSAHIIIDNCAHQLVKKPEQFEVIITTNMNGDIISDLSSALIGGLGFAPSANLGSEVAIFEAVHGSAPKYAGKNVINPTAVLFSAVMMLRYLEMFKEAALIENSVMYTLEEGKVMPRDVVGDARAASTTQYTDAIIANFGKSSTKFKVRDHKPIKMPKIDLRPDFVRVKSRRVAGTDLFVEWTGSVDELGKKAETLLDGTPLRLKMVSSRGTKVYPTMGAITDTVDQFRLRCMMRDDTKELTDELLIALLQKASSMGLHWAHIEKLSVFEGKDGFTKAQGED comes from the coding sequence ATGACCACACCCTATAAAACCCCCGACGGCAAAATCCTGGTCACCCTGATTCCCGGCGACGGCATCGGCCCTGAATGCGTCAATGCCGCCCGCAAGATCATCGCCGCAACCGGTGCGCCTCTGGCCTGGGAGGAACGCGAAGCCGGCGAATCGGTCTTCAAAAAAGGTATCCCCTCCGGCGTGACTCCGGAGACGATTGAGTCGGTTCGGAAAACTCACCTCGTCCTGAAGGGACCCCTGGGAACGCCAGTCGGTTACGGCGAGAAAAGCGCTAATGTCACTCTGCGCAAGCTGTTCGAGACCTACGGTAACATCCGTCCCGCGCGCGAACTGCCGGGCGTCAAGACACCTTACAGCGGTCGCGGTGTTGATCTGGTCGTCGTGCGTGAAAACGTCGAGGATCTCTACGCCGGCATCGAGCACATGCAGACGCCGGGCGTGGCGCAATGCCTGAAACTGATCTCGCGCAAGGGCTGTGAGAAGATTGTACGGCTCGGTTTCGAAGTTGCCCGCGCCGAAGGCCGCAAGTCGGTCCACTGCGCGACGAAGGCCAACATCATGAAGCTGACCGAAGGCATGCTCAAGCGTACCTTCGAGGAAATCGCGCCGGAGTATCCTGACATCCAATCAGCTCACATCATCATCGACAACTGCGCGCACCAGCTCGTCAAGAAGCCGGAGCAGTTTGAGGTCATCATCACAACCAATATGAATGGCGACATCATCTCCGATCTGTCGTCGGCGTTGATTGGTGGTCTCGGTTTCGCTCCCTCGGCCAATCTCGGCAGTGAAGTGGCGATCTTTGAAGCCGTACACGGCTCGGCGCCCAAGTACGCCGGCAAAAACGTCATTAATCCGACCGCCGTGCTGTTCTCCGCCGTCATGATGCTGCGCTACCTGGAAATGTTCAAGGAAGCCGCATTGATTGAGAACTCGGTTATGTACACGCTTGAAGAAGGCAAGGTCATGCCGCGCGACGTCGTCGGCGACGCCAGGGCCGCCTCAACTACGCAGTACACCGACGCCATCATTGCCAACTTCGGCAAATCGTCGACGAAGTTCAAAGTCCGCGACCACAAGCCGATCAAGATGCCGAAGATCGACCTGCGCCCCGATTTCGTGCGCGTGAAGAGCCGCCGCGTCGCCGGAACCGACCTGTTTGTCGAGTGGACTGGCTCGGTCGACGAGCTGGGCAAGAAAGCGGAGACGCTGCTGGACGGCACGCCGCTGCGCCTCAAGATGGTGTCGAGCCGCGGCACCAAGGTCTACCCGACGATGGGCGCCATCACCGACACTGTCGACCAGTTCCGCTTACGCTGTATGATGCGTGATGACACCAAGGAACTCACCGACGAACTGCTGATCGCCTTGCTGCAGAAGGCCAGTTCGATGGGCCTGCATTGGGCGCACATCGAAAAATTGTCGGTATTCGAGGGCAAAGACGGCTTCACCAAAGCCCAGGGCGAAGATTAG
- the ybeY gene encoding rRNA maturation RNase YbeY: protein MSRRAAIYNTVAGTRVPRTALARLAEIVLRGERRKQGVVLVFIDDRRMSSLNRQFRGKDKTTDVLSFNMNEPDDPLLGEIYISIAEARRNAREYGIPPTQEILKLFCHGLLHLCGIHHPTPKKRAVMAAKEDAYLRRLARSC, encoded by the coding sequence GTGAGCCGGCGCGCCGCGATTTACAATACGGTGGCAGGGACGCGCGTACCACGTACGGCTCTGGCGAGATTGGCGGAGATCGTGCTGCGCGGCGAGCGGCGGAAACAAGGCGTTGTCCTTGTCTTCATCGACGATCGCCGGATGAGCAGTCTGAATCGGCAATTTCGCGGTAAGGACAAGACGACCGATGTGCTGTCTTTCAACATGAACGAACCCGACGACCCTCTGTTAGGCGAGATCTATATCTCGATTGCGGAAGCGCGGCGTAACGCCCGGGAGTATGGGATCCCGCCAACGCAGGAAATCCTCAAGCTGTTCTGCCACGGGTTGCTGCATCTTTGCGGCATTCACCATCCGACCCCAAAGAAACGCGCGGTCATGGCCGCCAAAGAAGACGCCTACCTGCGGCGACTGGCGAGGAGCTGCTGA